A window of Ignavibacterium sp. contains these coding sequences:
- a CDS encoding GIY-YIG nuclease family protein, with protein sequence MIYVYALKSKIRNYIYVGMTSDINDRMRRHNSGYEKTTRSYRPFELIYLEEFENRQEARIKEKYLKSGVGKEFLKRLINKN encoded by the coding sequence ATGATTTATGTTTATGCATTAAAAAGTAAAATAAGAAATTACATTTATGTTGGAATGACCTCTGACATTAATGATAGAATGCGAAGACATAATTCAGGATACGAAAAAACTACACGAAGTTATCGACCATTTGAGTTAATCTATCTTGAAGAATTCGAAAACAGACAAGAAGCAAGAATTAAAGAAAAGTATCTGAAGAGTGGTGTTGGAAAAGAATTTCTGAAACGACTGATAAACAAGAATTAA
- a CDS encoding GIY-YIG nuclease family protein, with protein sequence MIYVYALKSKIRNYIYVGMTSDINDRMRRHNSGYEKTTRSYRPFELIYLEEFENRQEARIKEKYLKSGVGKEFLKRLINKN encoded by the coding sequence ATGATTTATGTTTATGCATTAAAAAGTAAAATAAGAAATTACATTTATGTTGGAATGACTTCTGACATTAATGATAGAATGCGAAGACATAATTCAGGATATGAAAAAACGACACGAAGTTATCGACCATTTGAGTTAATCTATCTTGAAGAATTCGAAAACAGACAAGAAGCAAGAATTAAAGAAAAGTATCTGAAGAGTGGTGTTGGAAAAGAATTTCTGAAACGACTGATAAACAAGAATTAA
- a CDS encoding GIY-YIG nuclease family protein, with protein sequence MIYVYALKSKIRNYIYVGMTSDINDRMRRHNSGYEKTTRSYRPFELIYLEEFENRQEARIKEKYLKSGVGKEFLKRLINKN encoded by the coding sequence ATGATTTATGTTTATGCATTAAAAAGCAAAATAAGAAATTACATTTATGTTGGAATGACCTCTGACATTAATGACAGAATGCGAAGACATAATTCAGGATATGAGAAAACGACACGAAGTTATCGACCATTTGAGTTAATCTATCTTGAAGAATTCGAAAACAGACAAGAAGCAAGAATTAAAGAGAAGTATCTGAAGAGTGGTGTTGGAAAAGAATTTCTGAAACGACTGATAAACAAGAATTAA